A window from Stigmatella aurantiaca encodes these proteins:
- the smc gene encoding chromosome segregation protein SMC — translation MRIKRLDITGFKSFMDRSVFSFDDGVTGIVGPNGCGKSNVVDAIRWAMGEQSAKNLRGRGMEDVIFNGSESKPPLSMAEVSLTFLIEEADQLAPQYQGFPEITVTRRLFRNGDSEYLINKTTCRLLDITELLLGTGVGTKAYSIIEQGRVGLIVSSKPEDRRSLIEEAAGITKYKARRKAAERKMEATEANLLRVTDITNELEKRLETLTRQAKKAEKYKKLKSRMREIDLHAASHRYLELLSEKKVLQARLESLDTEERGSVDRVRELEEAITRRRAELEAEATALQTLAGEVHALESAVQRDDQDLAYARKDLEETSARVAQAEAELKVLLERQAEVAGTMAAREAELSGIAGAWKEDEVAMQVAQEEMRRSTHLQTEVSMRLEQERAGLVAVAARLANHESNLVNLARQRTDLEARRAKNRAEAEALRAQEQALDTVRTEVLRRVEESRHNALELAERKGQEEEALARTRAAFAESEIQVISLREGLADKRSRLTSLEELHKNYEGFDRGVRAVMVRAGQQFREQGIFGLVADVITAPARYERAVEAALGERLQHVIVESREKGFELVDYLRSAAEGRGSFLPMPGGEQLPPVVAPDFGRPGVLASAFAEVKYEEALQPAMRLLLGDVIIVQDMASARAYEAAGGPACTLVTLEGEVLRADGTLTGGEREGAAVGALQKKREIAELAAEVAQVEERYNEILTRHYSLQKQMGQTEGVLSGLAKNQHAEELNLASQQKDLHKASEDLARVRERLATLDSEDAQLSHSHGALLNEEENSRGEVAHGQADREGREERVRQLSGEMETLKQRADTLSAELMALRIKVASGSERGESARKELESLLTQRREMEGRVHRLQALVGEGTGRVDELRRRIESTEDGRAKRAEEYRQGAEALETRRTAHTTATTEVREQDTQFRELRGRLDELMQGLSQISLKEREIALELEHLSAGIRERHQVELAHELHHYHLLAPLAPEVEAELKDLRSQVEKMGEINLTAIDEHAELAKRYDFLAGQKKDLTSSLEQLKEAISRIDATSRERFKQTFDVVNEKFQAVFPRLFGGGRASLVLTNEGPGAEQGVEIVAQPPGKKLQSVNLLSGGEKALTAVALIFGIFLIKPTPFCLLDEVDAPLDEGNVGRYNDMVKEMSRQSQFILITHNKRTMEVADTLYGVTMEEPGISKLVSVKLHEAAAANDNASVA, via the coding sequence GCTGGGCTATGGGCGAGCAGAGCGCGAAGAACCTGCGCGGCCGGGGCATGGAGGACGTCATCTTCAACGGCTCGGAGTCCAAGCCGCCGCTGTCCATGGCCGAGGTGTCGCTGACCTTCCTCATCGAGGAGGCGGACCAGCTGGCCCCCCAGTACCAGGGCTTCCCGGAGATCACCGTCACCCGGCGCCTGTTCCGCAACGGCGACTCCGAGTACCTCATCAACAAAACCACCTGCCGCCTGCTGGACATCACCGAGCTGCTCCTGGGCACCGGTGTGGGCACCAAGGCCTACTCCATCATCGAGCAGGGCCGGGTGGGCCTCATCGTCTCCAGCAAGCCCGAGGACCGGCGCTCCCTCATCGAGGAGGCCGCGGGCATCACCAAGTACAAGGCCCGCCGCAAGGCCGCCGAGCGCAAGATGGAGGCCACCGAGGCCAACCTCCTGCGCGTCACGGACATCACCAACGAGCTGGAGAAGCGGCTGGAGACGCTGACCCGACAGGCGAAGAAGGCCGAGAAGTACAAGAAGCTCAAGTCGCGCATGCGGGAAATCGATCTGCACGCCGCCTCGCATCGTTACCTGGAGCTGCTCTCGGAGAAGAAGGTGCTCCAGGCCCGGCTGGAGAGCCTGGACACCGAGGAGCGCGGCAGCGTGGACCGGGTGCGCGAGCTGGAGGAGGCCATCACCCGGCGCCGCGCGGAGCTGGAGGCCGAGGCCACCGCCCTGCAGACGCTGGCCGGCGAGGTCCACGCCCTGGAGAGCGCCGTGCAGCGCGATGACCAGGATCTGGCCTACGCGCGCAAGGACCTGGAGGAGACGAGCGCCCGGGTGGCCCAGGCCGAGGCGGAGCTGAAGGTGCTGCTGGAGCGCCAGGCGGAGGTGGCCGGCACCATGGCCGCCCGGGAGGCGGAGCTGTCGGGCATCGCCGGGGCGTGGAAGGAGGACGAGGTGGCCATGCAGGTGGCGCAGGAGGAGATGCGCCGCAGCACCCACCTGCAGACGGAAGTCTCCATGCGCCTGGAGCAGGAGCGCGCGGGGCTCGTCGCCGTGGCGGCGCGCCTGGCCAACCACGAGTCCAACCTCGTCAACCTGGCGCGGCAGCGCACGGACCTGGAGGCCCGCCGCGCCAAGAACCGCGCCGAGGCCGAGGCCCTGCGCGCCCAGGAGCAGGCGCTGGACACGGTGCGCACCGAGGTGCTGCGCCGGGTGGAGGAGAGCCGCCACAACGCCCTGGAGCTCGCCGAGCGCAAGGGGCAGGAGGAGGAGGCCCTGGCGCGCACCCGCGCCGCCTTCGCCGAGAGCGAAATCCAGGTCATCAGCCTGCGCGAGGGGCTCGCCGACAAGCGCAGCCGGCTCACCTCGCTGGAGGAGCTGCACAAGAACTACGAGGGCTTCGACCGCGGCGTGCGCGCGGTGATGGTGCGCGCCGGGCAGCAGTTCCGCGAGCAGGGCATCTTCGGCCTCGTGGCGGACGTGATTACCGCCCCGGCGCGGTACGAGCGCGCGGTGGAGGCGGCGCTCGGCGAGCGGCTGCAGCACGTCATCGTCGAGAGCCGGGAGAAGGGCTTCGAGCTGGTGGACTACCTGCGCTCGGCCGCCGAGGGCCGGGGCAGCTTCCTGCCGATGCCGGGCGGCGAGCAGCTTCCCCCCGTGGTGGCGCCGGACTTCGGCCGGCCCGGCGTGCTCGCCAGCGCCTTCGCCGAGGTGAAGTACGAGGAGGCCCTCCAGCCGGCGATGCGGCTGCTGCTGGGCGACGTCATCATCGTCCAGGACATGGCCTCGGCGCGCGCCTACGAGGCCGCGGGGGGCCCGGCGTGCACCCTGGTGACGCTGGAGGGCGAGGTGCTGCGCGCTGATGGCACCCTCACCGGCGGCGAGCGCGAGGGCGCGGCCGTGGGCGCGCTCCAGAAGAAGCGGGAGATCGCCGAGCTGGCCGCCGAGGTGGCCCAGGTGGAGGAGCGCTACAATGAAATCCTCACCCGGCACTACTCGCTCCAGAAGCAGATGGGGCAGACCGAAGGGGTGCTGAGCGGGCTGGCGAAGAACCAGCACGCCGAGGAGCTGAACCTCGCCAGCCAGCAGAAGGACCTGCACAAGGCGAGCGAGGACCTGGCGCGGGTGCGCGAGCGCCTGGCCACCCTGGACTCCGAGGACGCGCAGCTCTCCCACTCCCACGGGGCCCTGCTGAACGAGGAGGAGAACAGCCGGGGCGAGGTGGCCCATGGCCAGGCGGACCGCGAGGGGCGCGAGGAGCGCGTGCGGCAGCTCTCCGGGGAGATGGAGACGCTCAAGCAGCGCGCGGACACGCTCTCCGCGGAGCTGATGGCCCTGCGGATTAAAGTCGCCTCCGGCAGCGAGCGCGGCGAGTCGGCCCGCAAGGAGCTGGAGAGCCTGCTCACCCAGCGCCGGGAGATGGAGGGGCGCGTCCACCGCCTCCAGGCCCTGGTGGGCGAGGGGACGGGCCGCGTGGACGAGCTGCGGCGGCGCATCGAGTCGACGGAGGACGGGCGGGCCAAGCGGGCCGAGGAGTACCGTCAGGGCGCCGAGGCGCTGGAGACGCGCCGGACCGCGCACACCACGGCCACCACCGAGGTGCGCGAGCAGGACACGCAGTTCCGCGAGCTGCGCGGCCGCCTGGACGAGCTGATGCAGGGCCTGTCGCAGATCTCGCTCAAGGAGCGGGAGATTGCCCTGGAGCTGGAGCACCTGTCGGCGGGCATCCGGGAGCGGCACCAGGTGGAGCTGGCGCACGAGCTGCACCACTACCACCTGTTGGCCCCGCTGGCGCCCGAGGTGGAGGCGGAGCTGAAGGACCTGCGCTCCCAGGTGGAGAAGATGGGGGAGATCAACCTCACCGCCATCGACGAGCACGCGGAGCTGGCCAAGCGCTACGACTTCCTGGCGGGGCAGAAGAAGGACCTGACGTCCTCGCTGGAGCAGCTCAAGGAGGCCATCTCCCGCATCGACGCCACCAGCCGCGAGCGCTTCAAGCAGACCTTCGACGTGGTGAACGAGAAGTTCCAGGCCGTCTTCCCCCGGCTGTTCGGCGGCGGGCGGGCCAGCCTGGTGCTCACCAACGAGGGGCCGGGCGCCGAGCAGGGCGTGGAAATCGTGGCCCAGCCGCCGGGCAAGAAGCTGCAGAGCGTCAACCTGCTGTCGGGCGGCGAGAAGGCGCTCACCGCCGTGGCGCTCATCTTCGGCATCTTCCTCATCAAGCCCACGCCCTTCTGCCTCCTGGACGAGGTGGACGCGCCGCTGGATGAGGGCAACGTGGGCCGCTACAACGACATGGTGAAGGAGATGAGCCGCCAGTCGCAGTTCATCCTCATCACCCACAACAAGCGGACCATGGAAGTGGCCGACACGCTCTACGGCGTGACGATGGAGGAGCCGGGTATCTCCAAGCTCGTGAGCGTGAAGCTGCACGAGGCGGCCGCCGCCAACGACAACGCCTCCGTGGCCTGA
- a CDS encoding sigma 54-interacting transcriptional regulator, translating to MTDKPEVTQSVQMESEGRPVRIQVREWTVEVSAGPDKSKKLTTQDSLVRVGSDPSSDLVLTDPTVSRRHLEIERTAKGLLLKDLGSRNGTYLDGRQVFQVLLQAGDKVQLGKTRLTIKPDTRTTEVEVPSGADSFGSLVGTSERMRLVFSDLRRIAREDMNLLIEGETGTGKELAARAVHQHSSRRHGPFKVVDCNLITEEKAERELFGSMRSVEDGDKGVRGVFEAAQGGTLFLDEVGELPLALQPKLLRVLERREVPTLDGGAVPVNVRVIASTHRNLEEDVRQGRFRADLYFRLAVARVRLPPLRTRREDIPVLSQSLLDSLKSSFELTPQTISLFEGYEWPGNVRELRNVLERGALMQETGNTSWLDFMAQPPQKSEGPPPTSVGALVTGMNYHEAKDRVLADFERLYFAEVMKEVGFDMKTAEQRTGLSMQSLYRLLKKNGLRLKDLKNAEGLDK from the coding sequence ATGACCGACAAGCCCGAAGTCACCCAGTCCGTCCAGATGGAATCCGAAGGCCGCCCCGTGCGCATCCAGGTGCGCGAGTGGACCGTGGAGGTTTCCGCCGGGCCGGACAAGAGCAAGAAGCTCACCACCCAGGATTCGCTGGTGCGCGTGGGCTCGGACCCCTCCAGTGACCTGGTCCTCACGGATCCGACCGTCAGCCGCCGGCACCTGGAAATCGAGCGCACCGCCAAGGGGCTGCTGCTGAAAGACTTGGGCAGCCGCAACGGCACGTACCTGGACGGCCGGCAGGTGTTCCAGGTGCTCCTGCAGGCCGGTGACAAGGTGCAGCTCGGCAAGACGCGGCTCACCATCAAGCCGGACACCCGCACCACCGAGGTGGAGGTGCCCTCCGGGGCGGACTCCTTCGGCTCGCTGGTGGGTACCTCCGAGCGCATGCGCCTGGTGTTCTCGGACCTGCGCCGCATCGCCCGCGAGGACATGAACCTGCTCATCGAGGGGGAGACGGGCACCGGCAAGGAGCTGGCCGCGCGCGCCGTGCACCAGCACTCCTCGCGCCGCCACGGCCCCTTCAAAGTCGTGGACTGCAACCTCATCACCGAGGAGAAGGCCGAGCGCGAGCTGTTCGGCTCCATGCGCTCCGTGGAGGATGGGGACAAGGGCGTGCGCGGCGTCTTCGAGGCCGCCCAGGGCGGCACCCTCTTCCTGGACGAGGTGGGCGAGCTGCCCCTGGCGCTTCAGCCCAAGCTCCTGCGCGTGCTGGAGCGCCGCGAGGTGCCCACGCTGGATGGTGGCGCGGTGCCCGTGAACGTGCGCGTCATCGCCTCCACCCACCGCAACCTCGAGGAGGATGTGCGCCAGGGCCGCTTCCGCGCGGACCTGTACTTCCGGCTGGCGGTGGCCCGCGTGCGCCTGCCGCCCCTGCGCACCCGGCGCGAGGACATCCCGGTGCTCTCCCAGTCCCTGCTGGACTCGCTGAAGTCCTCCTTCGAGCTCACCCCGCAGACGATTTCCCTGTTCGAGGGCTACGAGTGGCCCGGCAACGTGCGCGAGCTGCGCAACGTGCTGGAGCGCGGCGCGCTCATGCAGGAGACGGGCAACACGAGCTGGCTGGACTTCATGGCCCAGCCGCCCCAGAAGAGCGAGGGCCCGCCGCCCACCAGCGTGGGCGCGCTCGTCACGGGGATGAACTACCACGAGGCCAAGGACCGCGTGCTGGCTGACTTCGAGCGCCTCTACTTCGCCGAAGTCATGAAGGAGGTGGGCTTCGACATGAAGACCGCCGAGCAGCGCACCGGCCTGTCCATGCAGAGCCTCTACCGGTTGTTGAAGAAGAACGGCTTGCGCCTCAAGGACCTCAAGAACGCCGAAGGTCTTGATAAGTAG
- the grxC gene encoding glutaredoxin 3, with the protein MKPVKIYTTTYCGFCVRAKDLLKRKGVNYEELDVTGDDDMRAKLVEMSGGQRTVPQIFIGDTHVGGYSDLAQLDKEGRLEPMLQG; encoded by the coding sequence ATGAAACCCGTGAAGATCTACACCACCACCTATTGCGGCTTCTGCGTGCGGGCCAAGGACCTGCTCAAGCGCAAGGGGGTGAACTACGAGGAGCTGGACGTCACGGGGGATGACGACATGCGCGCCAAGCTCGTGGAGATGAGCGGCGGCCAGCGCACCGTGCCGCAGATCTTCATCGGCGACACCCACGTGGGCGGCTACTCGGACCTGGCCCAGCTCGACAAGGAAGGCCGCCTGGAGCCCATGCTCCAAGGCTGA
- the groL gene encoding chaperonin GroEL (60 kDa chaperone family; promotes refolding of misfolded polypeptides especially under stressful conditions; forms two stacked rings of heptamers to form a barrel-shaped 14mer; ends can be capped by GroES; misfolded proteins enter the barrel where they are refolded when GroES binds), producing MAKDIIFDVRAREAILRGVNILADAVKVTLGPKGRNVVIEKSFGSPTITKDGVTVAKEIELENKFENMGAQMVKEVASKTSDVAGDGTTTATVLAQAIFREGAKLVAAGHNPMDIKRGIDKAVAAVVAELKKMAKPTKDKKEIAQVGTISANGDTTIGQIIADAMEKVGKEGVITVEEAKGLETTLDVVEGMQFDRGYLSPYFVTDPERMEVVLNDPYILINEKKISSMKDLLPILEQVARSGKPLLIIAEEVEGEALATLVVNKIRGVLSVAAVKAPGFGDRRKAMLEDIATLTGGRLIAEDLGIKLDTLTLADLGRAKRITIDKDNSTIVDGAGAQKDIEARVKQIRAQIEETTSDYDREKLQERLAKLVGGVAVINVGAATETEMKEKKARVEDALNATRAAVEEGVVPGGGVAFIRCIKALEAVQAVEGEKFGVDIIRRSLEEPLRQIVGNGGLEGSVVVNKVKESSGSHGFNAATGTYEDLLAAGVIDPAKVSRTALQNAASVSSLMLTTEAMVAERPKADDDKAAAGGGMGGMGGMGGMGGMGM from the coding sequence ATGGCGAAAGACATCATTTTCGACGTACGCGCGCGTGAGGCGATTCTCCGCGGCGTGAACATCCTGGCCGACGCGGTCAAGGTCACCCTGGGGCCCAAGGGCCGCAACGTCGTCATCGAGAAGAGCTTCGGCTCGCCGACGATCACCAAGGACGGCGTCACCGTCGCCAAGGAGATCGAGCTCGAGAACAAGTTCGAGAACATGGGCGCGCAGATGGTGAAGGAGGTCGCGTCCAAGACCTCCGACGTGGCCGGCGACGGCACCACCACCGCCACCGTGCTGGCGCAGGCCATCTTCCGCGAGGGCGCGAAGCTGGTGGCCGCGGGCCACAACCCGATGGACATCAAGCGCGGCATCGACAAGGCCGTCGCGGCGGTCGTGGCCGAGCTGAAGAAGATGGCCAAGCCGACGAAGGACAAGAAGGAGATCGCCCAGGTCGGCACCATCTCCGCCAACGGTGACACCACCATCGGCCAGATCATCGCGGACGCGATGGAGAAGGTCGGCAAGGAGGGCGTCATCACCGTCGAGGAGGCCAAGGGCCTGGAGACCACCCTGGACGTGGTGGAGGGCATGCAGTTCGACCGCGGCTACCTCTCCCCGTACTTCGTGACGGATCCGGAGCGCATGGAGGTCGTCCTGAACGACCCCTACATCCTCATCAACGAGAAGAAGATCTCCTCGATGAAGGACCTGCTGCCCATCCTCGAGCAGGTGGCGCGCTCTGGAAAGCCGCTGCTCATCATCGCCGAGGAAGTGGAGGGCGAGGCGCTGGCCACCCTGGTGGTCAACAAGATCCGTGGCGTGCTGAGCGTGGCGGCCGTGAAGGCCCCGGGCTTCGGTGACCGCCGCAAGGCCATGCTCGAGGACATCGCCACCCTGACGGGCGGCCGGCTCATCGCCGAGGACCTGGGCATCAAGCTCGACACCCTGACGCTGGCCGACCTGGGCCGCGCCAAGCGCATCACCATCGACAAGGACAACAGCACCATCGTCGACGGGGCCGGCGCGCAGAAGGACATCGAGGCGCGCGTGAAGCAGATCCGCGCCCAGATCGAGGAGACCACCAGCGACTACGACCGCGAGAAGCTCCAGGAGCGTCTGGCGAAGCTCGTGGGCGGCGTGGCGGTCATCAACGTCGGTGCGGCCACCGAGACCGAGATGAAGGAGAAGAAGGCCCGCGTGGAGGACGCGCTCAACGCGACCCGCGCGGCCGTCGAGGAGGGCGTGGTGCCCGGCGGCGGCGTGGCCTTCATCCGCTGCATCAAGGCGCTCGAGGCCGTGCAGGCCGTCGAGGGTGAGAAGTTCGGCGTGGACATCATCCGCCGCTCGCTCGAGGAGCCCCTGCGCCAGATCGTCGGCAACGGCGGCCTGGAGGGCAGCGTGGTGGTGAACAAGGTCAAGGAGAGCTCCGGTTCCCACGGCTTCAACGCCGCCACCGGCACCTACGAGGACCTGCTGGCCGCGGGCGTCATCGACCCGGCCAAGGTGAGCCGCACCGCGCTGCAGAACGCGGCGTCCGTCTCCTCCCTCATGCTGACCACCGAGGCGATGGTGGCCGAGCGTCCGAAGGCGGACGACGACAAGGCCGCCGCGGGCGGTGGCATGGGCGGCATGGGCGGCATGGGCGGCATGGGCGGCATGGGCATGTAG
- the groES gene encoding co-chaperone GroES, whose amino-acid sequence MKIRPLQDRLIVKRVAEENKTKGGLFIPDTAKEKPLEGKVVAVGNGKILEDGKVRPLDIKANDTILFSKYAGTEIKIDGEEHLILREEDVLGVIEK is encoded by the coding sequence ATGAAGATTCGTCCCCTGCAGGATCGCCTCATCGTCAAGCGCGTTGCCGAGGAGAACAAGACCAAGGGTGGTCTGTTCATCCCCGACACCGCCAAGGAGAAGCCGCTGGAGGGCAAGGTGGTCGCCGTCGGTAACGGCAAGATCCTGGAGGACGGCAAGGTGCGTCCCCTGGACATCAAGGCCAACGACACCATCCTCTTCAGCAAGTACGCGGGCACCGAGATCAAGATCGACGGTGAGGAGCACCTCATCCTCCGTGAGGAGGATGTGCTCGGCGTGATCGAGAAGTAA
- a CDS encoding NUDIX hydrolase — MPREASAGGVVIRENAEGWEVAVIRPHGRSLWALPKGHVDPGETPEQTAMREVHEETGLTVTRMAPLGEIRYVYQFRGQRIFKRVHFFLFRYQAGELGALPPGPRVEVDEVRWVPLAQLVSLLGYKGEKSIAARAVKLLRAADSTPPGSPPEETRG; from the coding sequence ATGCCGCGCGAGGCGTCCGCTGGAGGTGTCGTCATCCGCGAGAACGCGGAAGGGTGGGAGGTGGCCGTCATCCGCCCCCACGGGCGGAGCCTGTGGGCCCTGCCCAAGGGGCACGTGGACCCGGGCGAGACGCCCGAGCAGACCGCCATGCGCGAGGTGCACGAGGAGACGGGCCTCACCGTCACGCGGATGGCCCCGCTGGGGGAGATTCGCTACGTGTACCAGTTCCGGGGACAGCGCATCTTCAAGCGCGTCCACTTCTTCCTGTTCCGGTACCAGGCGGGGGAACTGGGAGCGCTGCCGCCGGGCCCCCGGGTGGAGGTGGACGAGGTGCGCTGGGTGCCGCTGGCGCAGCTGGTGTCGCTGCTGGGCTACAAGGGGGAGAAGTCCATCGCCGCGCGCGCGGTGAAGCTGCTGCGCGCGGCGGACTCCACGCCCCCGGGCTCGCCGCCGGAGGAGACGCGCGGCTAG
- the rpoZ gene encoding DNA-directed RNA polymerase subunit omega encodes MARITVEDCLPLVDNRFALVLLGAKRARQLMAGARPIIEISKNKPPVLSLREIATGRVKFDRDVREALSGKYAGEEASKAPAGGAPSTPAV; translated from the coding sequence ATGGCTCGCATTACCGTCGAAGACTGCCTCCCCCTGGTGGACAACCGCTTTGCCCTGGTGCTGCTCGGCGCCAAGCGCGCCCGCCAGCTCATGGCCGGTGCCCGCCCCATCATCGAGATCTCCAAGAACAAGCCGCCCGTGCTCTCCCTGCGCGAGATTGCCACCGGCCGCGTGAAGTTCGACCGGGACGTGCGCGAGGCGCTGTCCGGGAAGTACGCCGGCGAGGAGGCCTCGAAGGCCCCCGCGGGTGGTGCGCCCAGCACCCCGGCCGTCTAG
- a CDS encoding CHRD domain-containing protein — translation MKMNRFLLAAVPALALVACGGSSEFTASLTGAAVRPEPVTTNGSGNVTVKLDGNTLEVSGRFTQLASNVSAARLRGPADENTTAEPLCLLGAPQATSGTLTLGSGPGSCREFTPSDAQAADLENGRWYVTLESRTRENGEVRGQLRKKE, via the coding sequence ATGAAGATGAATCGGTTCCTGCTCGCGGCGGTCCCAGCGTTGGCCCTCGTGGCGTGCGGGGGTAGCTCGGAGTTCACCGCGTCCCTGACGGGCGCGGCGGTGAGGCCCGAGCCGGTCACCACCAACGGCTCGGGCAACGTGACGGTGAAGCTCGACGGCAACACCCTGGAGGTGTCCGGGCGCTTCACCCAACTGGCCAGCAACGTGAGCGCCGCCCGGCTCCGGGGCCCGGCCGATGAGAACACCACCGCCGAGCCCCTGTGCCTCCTGGGGGCCCCCCAGGCCACCAGCGGCACGCTGACGCTGGGCTCGGGGCCGGGCTCGTGCCGGGAGTTCACGCCGAGCGACGCGCAGGCCGCGGACCTTGAGAATGGCCGGTGGTACGTGACGCTGGAGAGCCGGACCCGGGAGAACGGCGAGGTGCGCGGCCAGCTCCGGAAGAAGGAGTAG
- a CDS encoding nucleotidyltransferase produces MGLDAALAEQSRAPDEINARARAIGLLSEAGVPFVVGGAYAYAAHTGIYRDTKDLDLFPRKRDAGKALEILELDGWRTERTDDVWLYKAFCGEYFVDFIFSSGNGVAVVDDEWFEHAKKTMIFGHECLVAPAEEIIWSKCFVNERERYDGADVNHLLLKMGRQMNWERLMRRFDRYWEVLLSHVMMFRYAYPCERDCVPDWVMVELMSRTLDTVREGNWEEKICRGNIISRVNYHVDISHWGYRNGRAWDENQRHQGGKSGARPELEDTAGSGR; encoded by the coding sequence ATGGGCCTTGATGCGGCCCTGGCCGAGCAATCCAGGGCTCCCGACGAGATCAACGCGCGGGCCCGTGCCATCGGGTTGCTGAGCGAGGCAGGCGTCCCCTTTGTCGTCGGTGGCGCTTACGCTTACGCCGCCCATACCGGCATCTACCGCGATACCAAGGATCTGGACCTGTTTCCGCGCAAGCGCGACGCGGGCAAGGCCCTGGAGATTCTGGAGCTGGACGGGTGGCGCACCGAGCGCACCGACGATGTGTGGCTCTACAAGGCGTTTTGCGGCGAGTACTTCGTCGACTTCATCTTCTCGTCCGGCAACGGCGTGGCCGTGGTGGACGATGAATGGTTCGAGCACGCGAAGAAGACGATGATCTTCGGCCACGAGTGCCTGGTGGCACCGGCCGAGGAGATCATCTGGTCCAAGTGCTTCGTCAACGAGCGTGAGCGCTACGACGGCGCGGATGTGAACCACCTCCTGCTCAAGATGGGCCGGCAGATGAACTGGGAGCGCCTGATGCGGCGCTTCGACCGGTACTGGGAGGTGCTCCTCAGCCACGTGATGATGTTCCGGTACGCCTACCCGTGTGAGCGCGACTGCGTGCCGGACTGGGTGATGGTGGAGTTGATGTCGCGCACGCTGGACACGGTGCGTGAGGGCAACTGGGAAGAGAAGATCTGCCGCGGCAACATCATCTCGCGGGTGAACTACCACGTGGACATCAGCCACTGGGGGTACCGCAACGGCCGCGCATGGGACGAGAACCAGAGACACCAGGGAGGTAAAAGTGGCGCGAGACCCGAACTCGAAGATACGGCTGGCAGCGGTCGGTGA
- a CDS encoding metallophosphoesterase family protein — MAAVGDLHCREDQHGRFRQFVKQVNASADLLLLCGDLTDRGMLEEGKVLAEELSALRVPCAAVLGNHDYEHGQVKDICAELSKVGVHVLDGDHFIFEKVLGIAGVKGFGGGFGNATLQAFGEGQTKSFVQEAVAESLKLEAAMSHLDTPKRVVIMHYSPIPETLEGENIEIRPFLGTSRLAMPIDHYRAEAVFHGHAHHGTREGKTRGGIPVYNVAMPLMAKHTPDQRFALLEI; from the coding sequence CTGGCAGCGGTCGGTGATCTTCACTGCCGCGAGGATCAGCACGGCCGGTTCCGACAGTTCGTCAAGCAGGTCAACGCCTCGGCGGACCTGCTGTTGTTGTGTGGGGACCTGACGGACCGGGGCATGTTGGAGGAGGGCAAGGTGCTGGCGGAGGAGCTGTCCGCCCTGCGCGTGCCTTGCGCCGCGGTGCTGGGCAACCATGACTATGAGCACGGCCAGGTGAAGGACATCTGCGCGGAGCTGTCCAAGGTGGGGGTCCACGTGCTGGACGGGGACCACTTCATCTTCGAGAAGGTGCTGGGCATTGCCGGCGTGAAGGGCTTTGGCGGCGGGTTCGGCAACGCCACGCTGCAGGCCTTCGGCGAGGGGCAGACGAAATCCTTCGTCCAGGAGGCGGTGGCCGAGTCGCTCAAGCTGGAGGCCGCGATGAGCCACCTGGATACGCCCAAGCGGGTGGTCATCATGCACTACTCGCCCATTCCGGAGACGCTGGAGGGCGAGAACATCGAGATCCGGCCCTTCCTGGGGACGAGCCGTCTGGCGATGCCCATTGACCACTACCGCGCCGAGGCGGTGTTCCATGGCCATGCGCACCACGGCACCCGGGAGGGAAAGACCCGGGGCGGCATCCCCGTCTACAACGTGGCCATGCCCTTGATGGCCAAGCACACCCCGGATCAGCGGTTCGCGCTGCTGGAGATCTGA